One window from the genome of Pseudanabaena yagii GIHE-NHR1 encodes:
- a CDS encoding BCD family MFS transporter has product MNNQVDIADVDLEVRPPKLPLLQMFRIGLFQMGLGIMSLLIAGLLNRLMINELTIPATLAAAFIAMPLFVSPARVWFGQTSDAKTIFGTHRSGYVWIGAVVFAIIAFWTTQVMWQLGRSVHEIGWNGMTYGWAIALGAMFAIYGMAISFSSTPFAALLVDISDEEERSKLVGIVWSMLMVGIVIGAIAVSKLLPCTGAPPNEISIYANGDRLAQLQKAINTVFVIIPTAVVALSFAATYGIEQKYSRYKLRVAQNHILNGTTATEDKLSLGKALQVLTASKQTGLFFSFLLMMTIGIFMQDAIMEPFGGAVFGMSICATTQLNAAFGTGTLIGLSSSGFLIVPKLGKEKSTRLGCYLVAASCALLLVSGFIQKTWALQASLTLFGFASGITTSGALSLMLDLTAAETAGTFVGAWGLSQAIARGLATVTGGVVLDIGKKIFSDSSTLAYSFVFVCEASVMILAVWFLSRVNVQEFRTDAKQAIATVFANEID; this is encoded by the coding sequence ATGAATAACCAAGTAGATATCGCTGATGTAGATTTAGAGGTAAGACCACCAAAACTACCGTTACTCCAAATGTTTCGGATTGGGCTATTTCAGATGGGTTTGGGAATTATGTCTTTGCTGATTGCAGGGTTACTCAATCGGCTGATGATTAATGAATTAACGATTCCCGCTACCCTTGCTGCTGCCTTTATTGCTATGCCTCTGTTTGTTTCGCCAGCTCGCGTTTGGTTTGGACAAACTTCCGATGCTAAAACTATTTTTGGAACCCATCGATCGGGCTATGTTTGGATTGGGGCGGTGGTGTTCGCGATAATTGCCTTTTGGACTACACAGGTGATGTGGCAATTAGGGCGCAGTGTCCATGAGATTGGCTGGAATGGCATGACCTATGGATGGGCGATCGCTTTAGGTGCAATGTTTGCCATCTATGGCATGGCAATTAGTTTTAGTTCCACTCCCTTTGCAGCTCTGTTAGTGGATATCTCTGATGAAGAGGAACGCTCCAAATTAGTGGGTATCGTCTGGTCGATGCTGATGGTGGGAATCGTAATTGGGGCGATCGCAGTCTCAAAACTCTTGCCCTGCACAGGTGCGCCGCCCAACGAAATTTCAATTTATGCTAATGGCGATCGCCTTGCCCAACTCCAAAAAGCAATTAATACCGTATTTGTGATTATTCCGACCGCAGTGGTCGCTCTTTCCTTTGCTGCGACCTATGGCATTGAACAAAAATATTCCCGTTACAAATTACGGGTTGCTCAAAATCATATTCTTAATGGAACAACTGCAACTGAGGATAAACTCAGTCTTGGCAAAGCTTTACAGGTTTTGACTGCCAGCAAACAAACGGGATTATTCTTCTCCTTCTTGCTGATGATGACCATTGGTATTTTTATGCAAGATGCGATTATGGAACCCTTTGGCGGTGCAGTATTCGGTATGAGTATTTGCGCGACAACTCAACTTAATGCCGCCTTCGGAACGGGTACTTTGATTGGTCTAAGTTCCTCAGGATTTTTAATTGTTCCCAAACTCGGTAAAGAGAAATCTACGAGATTAGGATGCTATCTCGTTGCTGCAAGCTGCGCTCTATTATTAGTATCTGGCTTTATCCAAAAGACATGGGCTTTACAAGCTTCCCTCACTCTATTTGGCTTTGCTTCAGGGATTACAACTTCGGGCGCATTGAGTCTCATGCTTGACCTGACAGCCGCCGAAACAGCGGGAACCTTCGTTGGCGCTTGGGGATTATCTCAGGCGATCGCTAGAGGACTAGCGACAGTCACAGGCGGCGTAGTGCTGGATATTGGCAAAAAAATCTTTAGTGATTCCAGCACCTTAGCCTATAGTTTTGTGTTTGTTTGCGAAGCCTCAGTGATGATTCTTGCAGTATGGTTCCTCAGTCGGGTGAATGTCCAAGAATTTCGCACCGATGCGAAACAGGCGATCGCAACAGTATTCGCCAACGAAATTGATTAA
- a CDS encoding opioid growth factor receptor-related protein — protein MNALLSFYRGESANPEGRKLEDIWIWQRDRLENVHNYIQWLFPLPEPSKFSANAPILDESVIAAFLADKELRKNLYRSFKLLLDFYGLQCVTSQELGVQITKAANFDSRRQYWLRPMNHNHLRITRILRSLSLLGLKAYAKAFLACLQELYRENPKAIDPKTMEFWTKAV, from the coding sequence ATGAACGCTTTGCTCTCTTTTTATCGTGGTGAATCGGCTAATCCTGAAGGACGCAAACTCGAAGATATTTGGATTTGGCAGCGCGATCGCCTTGAAAATGTGCATAACTACATTCAATGGCTATTTCCCCTTCCCGAACCGAGCAAATTTAGCGCTAATGCTCCTATCCTTGATGAATCTGTAATTGCCGCATTTCTTGCTGACAAAGAACTTCGCAAAAATTTGTATCGTTCCTTCAAGTTATTACTTGATTTTTATGGTTTACAATGCGTCACTTCTCAAGAGTTAGGAGTACAAATTACCAAAGCAGCCAACTTTGATTCACGCCGACAATATTGGCTCCGCCCAATGAACCATAACCATCTGAGAATTACCCGTATTCTCCGCAGTCTTTCCCTTTTAGGTTTAAAAGCCTATGCCAAAGCATTCCTAGCCTGTTTGCAAGAACTCTATCGAGAAAATCCTAAAGCGATCGATCCCAAGACAATGGAATTTTGGACAAAAGCAGTTTAA
- a CDS encoding cysteine hydrolase family protein: MTTQIVTQLPIPAFFDRHKVGSVWRVPYHDRANQAEAWAKQHGIAPAAKDRKKICLMAIDVQNTFCIPDFELFVGGRSGTGAIEDNVRLCEFIYRNLHHISEIAPTMDTHTAMQIFHPIFWVNDAGEHPIPNATSITLEDVQQGKWKVNPAIAYSLAKGNYMAIQRHALHYVQKLSDDGKFPLTVWAYHSMLGGIGHALVSSVEEAMFFHNIARHSQTNFEIKGGNPLTENYSVLRPEVMDGADGRPIAQKNTRFLQKLLEFDAVIIAGQAKSHCVAWTIQDLLSEILAHDPKLAKKVYLLEDCTSPVVVPNIVDYTDQADTAFQRFADAGMHLLKSTTAMESWADLNLA; this comes from the coding sequence ATGACTACTCAAATTGTTACCCAACTTCCCATTCCCGCATTCTTCGACCGCCACAAAGTCGGCTCAGTATGGCGCGTTCCTTACCATGATCGGGCAAACCAAGCCGAAGCATGGGCGAAACAACATGGTATTGCGCCTGCGGCAAAGGATCGTAAGAAAATTTGTTTGATGGCGATCGATGTGCAGAATACCTTTTGTATTCCTGACTTTGAGCTATTTGTCGGTGGACGATCTGGCACTGGTGCGATCGAGGACAATGTGCGGCTGTGCGAATTTATCTATCGCAATCTCCACCACATCAGCGAAATCGCGCCCACAATGGATACCCACACCGCGATGCAAATTTTCCATCCTATTTTTTGGGTGAATGATGCAGGTGAACACCCGATTCCTAATGCTACTTCGATTACTTTAGAAGATGTGCAGCAAGGTAAGTGGAAAGTAAATCCTGCGATCGCCTATAGTCTCGCCAAAGGTAACTACATGGCAATCCAGCGTCACGCCTTGCATTATGTGCAGAAACTTAGCGATGACGGCAAATTCCCCTTAACAGTTTGGGCATATCACTCCATGCTCGGCGGTATCGGTCACGCACTCGTATCTTCTGTTGAAGAAGCAATGTTTTTTCATAATATTGCAAGGCATAGCCAGACTAACTTTGAGATTAAAGGCGGCAATCCTCTCACTGAGAATTATTCGGTATTGCGTCCTGAAGTAATGGATGGAGCCGATGGCAGACCGATCGCCCAGAAGAATACGCGCTTTTTGCAAAAGTTATTGGAATTTGATGCCGTAATCATTGCAGGTCAAGCCAAGAGCCATTGCGTAGCATGGACAATTCAAGATCTGCTTAGCGAAATCCTTGCTCACGATCCTAAACTTGCGAAGAAGGTCTATCTACTTGAAGATTGCACTTCGCCTGTGGTCGTTCCCAATATTGTGGACTACACCGATCAAGCTGATACTGCGTTTCAACGCTTCGCAGATGCAGGTATGCACTTGCTGAAATCCACGACTGCGATGGAATCTTGGGCAGATCTCAATCTTGCTTAA
- a CDS encoding ADP-ribosylglycohydrolase family protein, whose amino-acid sequence MLGAIAGDIIGSIYEVVPMKRKDFKLFSFGSHFSDDTVLTYAVAKSILTGTSYVSNFKKCFWRYPLAGFGQRFTCWAMSNRKEGYNSWGNGAAMRVSPIAWAYDNLEDVLKEVERCTAATHNHPEGIKGGQATAAAIFLARLGKTKQEIQAYIEQTFNYNLHRTIDEIRPTYKFEVSCQKSVPEAIIAFLESTDFEDAIRNAVSLGGDSDTIAAITGSIAEAFYGGVPHEIAVQAWKKLDRQIRNTVLEFNGTYNLPCYLKY is encoded by the coding sequence ATGTTAGGTGCGATCGCTGGTGACATTATCGGCTCGATTTACGAAGTAGTGCCGATGAAGCGTAAAGACTTCAAGCTGTTCTCCTTTGGTAGTCATTTTAGTGATGACACGGTTCTCACCTATGCGGTTGCAAAATCCATTCTGACGGGAACTAGCTATGTGAGTAACTTCAAGAAATGCTTTTGGCGCTATCCCCTAGCAGGTTTTGGACAGAGGTTTACTTGCTGGGCAATGAGCAATCGGAAAGAAGGCTACAACAGTTGGGGTAACGGTGCAGCAATGCGAGTGAGTCCGATCGCATGGGCGTATGACAATCTTGAAGATGTTCTCAAAGAAGTAGAACGTTGCACCGCCGCAACTCACAATCATCCTGAAGGCATCAAAGGCGGACAGGCAACTGCGGCGGCGATTTTCTTGGCGCGTCTAGGTAAGACTAAGCAAGAGATTCAAGCTTATATTGAGCAAACTTTCAATTACAATCTGCATCGCACCATCGACGAAATTCGCCCCACATATAAGTTTGAGGTGTCCTGTCAAAAAAGCGTCCCTGAAGCAATCATCGCTTTTTTAGAATCAACGGATTTTGAAGATGCTATTCGCAATGCTGTATCTCTCGGTGGTGATAGCGACACGATCGCCGCAATTACAGGAAGTATTGCTGAAGCCTTTTATGGTGGTGTGCCTCATGAGATCGCCGTCCAAGCATGGAAAAAACTAGATCGGCAGATACGGAACACAGTGCTGGAATTTAATGGAACTTACAATTTGCCTTGTTATTTAAAATATTAG
- a CDS encoding ADP-ribosylglycohydrolase family protein, translated as MLGAIVGDIVGSVYEFDNHRSKKFPLFDKKCKFTDDTVLTIAVADCLMNNGNYAEYIKSYARQYPWAGYGGMFTRWIRSDDMEPYNSWGNGSAMRVSAVGFAFDDLQTVVSESKCSAEVTHNHPEGIKGAQATAVAIYMARKGQSKEQIKAAIAKSFNYDLDRTLDEIRPTYQFNESCQETVPEAIIAFLESTDFEDAIRNAISLGGDSDTLACITGGIAEAFYGGVPQDIAKKALSYLPKELREVVKEFRKRYDLC; from the coding sequence ATGTTAGGCGCAATTGTTGGAGATATCGTAGGTTCCGTTTATGAATTTGATAACCATCGTTCAAAAAAGTTCCCTCTTTTTGATAAAAAATGCAAATTTACTGATGACACAGTGCTAACTATAGCTGTTGCAGATTGCCTGATGAATAATGGCAACTATGCAGAATATATAAAAAGCTATGCTCGCCAATATCCTTGGGCTGGCTATGGTGGAATGTTTACCCGATGGATTCGCTCCGATGATATGGAACCATACAATAGCTGGGGAAATGGCTCTGCAATGCGGGTTAGTGCTGTAGGTTTTGCCTTTGATGACTTGCAAACAGTGGTGTCAGAATCGAAATGCTCAGCCGAAGTTACCCACAATCATCCTGAAGGAATTAAGGGAGCGCAAGCAACGGCTGTTGCTATTTATATGGCACGAAAAGGTCAAAGCAAAGAGCAGATTAAAGCGGCGATCGCAAAATCCTTTAACTATGACTTAGATAGAACTTTAGACGAAATTCGTCCTACTTATCAATTTAATGAATCCTGTCAAGAAACCGTTCCCGAAGCCATCATTGCCTTCTTAGAATCAACGGATTTTGAAGATGCTATTCGCAATGCTATTTCCCTTGGTGGTGATAGCGATACACTTGCCTGTATTACAGGTGGTATTGCTGAAGCCTTTTATGGTGGTGTTCCTCAAGATATTGCTAAAAAGGCATTGAGCTATTTACCCAAAGAACTGCGTGAAGTAGTTAAAGAATTTAGAAAGAGGTATGACCTATGTTAG
- a CDS encoding protein phosphatase 2C domain-containing protein has protein sequence MQEQVGILDERSPQVSELELSNLEPDNLAIQFQFAAGSVIGRNHVLVGKNNQDAYRVMLREQFIVAIVCDGCSAGRHSEVGAKIGVRMIAEEIATLLDGGLAISEPEFWHRLKHNLLQKLKDFVALASGGAELSKSVTMEFVNDYLLFTIVVAIVTPRETVTFSIGDGAIAVNGKFTEIPPYADNAPPYLAYGLYNPEAINFEIRDRLPTSELESLLIATDGIIDLAVVEPIEQFWQESRYFKNPDAIRRKLAMLNREEVKPDWHKQELTKRSGVLSDDTSLVVIRRILAVSC, from the coding sequence ATGCAAGAACAAGTAGGTATTCTCGATGAGCGATCGCCACAAGTTTCTGAGTTAGAGCTTTCTAATCTGGAACCTGATAACTTAGCGATTCAGTTTCAATTTGCTGCTGGATCGGTGATTGGACGTAATCATGTTCTTGTTGGCAAAAATAATCAGGATGCCTATCGAGTTATGCTGCGAGAGCAGTTTATTGTTGCGATAGTCTGTGATGGCTGTAGCGCAGGCAGGCATAGTGAAGTTGGTGCAAAAATTGGGGTAAGGATGATCGCCGAGGAGATTGCCACTCTTCTTGATGGAGGACTAGCAATCTCTGAACCTGAGTTTTGGCATCGATTAAAACATAATCTATTACAAAAGTTAAAAGATTTCGTAGCGCTCGCTAGTGGTGGTGCAGAGCTATCTAAATCAGTAACAATGGAATTTGTGAATGATTATTTGTTATTTACAATTGTGGTTGCCATAGTCACACCTAGAGAAACTGTCACATTCTCCATAGGTGATGGTGCGATCGCAGTTAATGGCAAATTTACAGAAATTCCACCCTATGCTGATAATGCGCCCCCCTATCTTGCCTATGGTTTATACAATCCTGAAGCAATTAATTTTGAGATTCGCGATCGCCTTCCCACATCAGAATTAGAATCACTTCTAATTGCCACCGATGGAATAATTGATTTAGCTGTAGTTGAACCTATCGAGCAATTTTGGCAAGAATCCCGTTATTTCAAAAATCCTGATGCCATCCGACGTAAGCTCGCAATGCTCAATCGTGAAGAAGTCAAACCTGATTGGCATAAACAAGAGTTAACTAAGCGATCGGGCGTTTTGTCAGATGATACGAGTTTGGTAGTGATTAGAAGGATTTTAGCTGTTAGCTGTTAG
- a CDS encoding NUDIX hydrolase, which produces MPHTYEYPRPALTVDCIIFGLDAKLELKVMLIQRDIPPFQGQWAIPGGFVRMDETLEQAALRELQEETGIHDVYLEQLYTFGDLERDPRDRTVTVAYYALINLIEQQIQASTDAREADWFSLHAIPSLAFDHEQILQKAIARLRSKIRYEPIGFELLPKKFTLTQLQKLYETVLARDLDKRNFRKKLLSMDLLLDTGELEQGVSHRAAKLYQFDETKYLQLKQKGFNFEI; this is translated from the coding sequence ATGCCACATACCTACGAATACCCCCGACCTGCCCTCACCGTTGACTGCATCATCTTTGGACTTGATGCTAAGCTAGAACTCAAAGTTATGTTAATTCAGCGTGATATCCCGCCATTTCAAGGACAATGGGCGATCCCGGGGGGATTTGTCCGCATGGATGAAACCTTAGAGCAAGCAGCTTTGCGCGAACTGCAAGAAGAAACAGGGATTCATGATGTTTATTTAGAGCAGCTATATACCTTTGGCGACCTAGAGCGTGATCCCCGCGATCGCACAGTTACGGTTGCCTATTACGCTCTTATTAATCTCATAGAACAACAAATCCAAGCCTCTACCGATGCGCGAGAAGCTGATTGGTTTTCACTTCATGCAATACCATCCTTAGCTTTCGACCATGAGCAGATTTTACAAAAGGCGATCGCTAGACTCCGTAGCAAAATTCGTTATGAGCCAATTGGATTTGAATTATTACCCAAAAAATTCACCTTAACGCAGTTACAAAAACTTTATGAAACAGTCCTAGCTCGCGATCTTGATAAACGTAACTTTCGCAAAAAACTACTCAGTATGGACTTACTCCTCGATACTGGGGAGCTAGAACAGGGTGTATCCCATCGAGCCGCGAAGTTATATCAATTTGATGAGACTAAATATCTACAACTCAAGCAGAAAGGCTTTAATTTTGAGATTTAA
- a CDS encoding ribonuclease H-like domain-containing protein, which produces MYKREFKLPSQYINNFYDGSIYDLVFLDLEWCRDFQKDGLVQKIFGYTLTRILEDSNEQYIKIQFIESSTQEKKIIQDILNDLHSLQGKYFIGYGLSTSDMFCLRKRIEALDFIPKIDSIRILDLQRTSQRTDLNQGLNNLFAYLGIPIYKRIKGYYVFRNGIKVLRKEKGYETILNEIYEYCLEDAENYFHIISNWQTQFPLVDRNKHQTINLKIDARSEQRINSVRRAALQRPS; this is translated from the coding sequence ATGTATAAAAGGGAATTTAAGCTTCCAAGTCAATATATAAACAATTTCTACGATGGCTCAATCTATGATCTTGTATTTCTAGACTTAGAATGGTGTCGCGATTTTCAGAAGGATGGACTAGTACAAAAGATATTTGGATATACACTTACTCGCATTTTAGAAGATAGTAATGAGCAGTACATTAAAATTCAATTTATTGAATCAAGTACTCAAGAGAAAAAGATAATCCAAGATATTTTAAATGACCTACATAGCTTACAGGGAAAGTATTTCATTGGTTATGGGCTATCAACCAGTGATATGTTTTGTCTGCGTAAAAGGATTGAGGCTCTAGACTTTATTCCTAAAATTGATAGTATTAGAATCCTTGATTTACAAAGAACAAGTCAGCGTACCGATCTTAATCAAGGATTAAATAATCTCTTTGCTTATTTAGGAATTCCGATTTATAAAAGAATTAAAGGATATTATGTTTTTCGGAATGGGATAAAAGTATTAAGAAAAGAGAAAGGCTACGAAACAATTCTTAATGAAATCTATGAATACTGTCTAGAGGATGCCGAAAATTATTTTCACATTATTAGTAATTGGCAAACTCAATTTCCTTTAGTCGATCGCAATAAGCATCAAACCATCAATCTCAAAATCGATGCTCGCTCAGAGCAACGCATTAACTCAGTTCGCAGAGCCGCTTTACAAAGACCTTCTTAA
- a CDS encoding HNH endonuclease has translation MADKTPRISFPPEVRKYVFDRNNYQCQSCHKTDLTAKTLQVDHIIPLAQGGTNDFSNLQTLCAKCNRKKSAKIDPRFRRLYSD, from the coding sequence ATGGCAGACAAAACACCACGCATTAGCTTCCCTCCCGAAGTTAGAAAATATGTCTTCGATCGCAACAACTACCAATGCCAAAGCTGTCATAAAACCGACCTTACGGCGAAGACACTCCAAGTCGATCACATCATTCCCTTAGCCCAAGGTGGAACTAATGACTTCAGTAACCTCCAAACCCTCTGTGCTAAATGTAACCGTAAGAAGAGCGCTAAAATTGATCCCCGTTTTCGTAGACTCTATAGTGACTAG
- a CDS encoding DUF29 domain-containing protein, with amino-acid sequence MDLLTPTKKRDLYNSDFLAWTEETVELLRSQQWQDLDLENLIEEIIDLGKSQQHALQSSLRLILMHLLKWKYQSDRQSHSWKITINRERLNIDEYLEESPSLRRFLSDREWIDKTYQRARREAMVETNLALATFPVACPFSILEILDLDFYPQPD; translated from the coding sequence ATGGATCTATTAACTCCAACTAAAAAACGAGATTTGTATAATAGTGATTTTTTGGCTTGGACAGAAGAAACCGTAGAACTTTTGCGATCGCAGCAATGGCAAGACCTAGACCTAGAAAACTTAATAGAGGAAATAATAGACTTGGGCAAAAGTCAACAACACGCCTTACAAAGCTCACTGAGATTGATATTAATGCACTTACTCAAATGGAAATATCAAAGCGATCGCCAAAGCCATAGCTGGAAAATCACCATCAATCGCGAACGATTGAATATAGATGAATATTTAGAAGAAAGCCCCAGTTTGAGACGATTTCTTAGCGATCGCGAATGGATAGACAAAACCTATCAACGCGCTCGGCGTGAGGCAATGGTGGAGACAAACTTAGCATTGGCAACTTTTCCAGTCGCTTGTCCTTTTAGTATTCTCGAAATACTAGATTTAGACTTTTATCCTCAACCTGACTAG
- a CDS encoding KGK domain-containing protein: MDGISRVIGLSSEAIGLLKEGISCRVMTTQQTGWRFGKIRLKIELQFIPDESSTEETVENFDSPLDEIRKTAEL, encoded by the coding sequence GTGGATGGCATATCTAGAGTTATAGGACTTTCTTCTGAAGCAATAGGACTTTTAAAAGAAGGTATTTCATGCCGTGTGATGACAACTCAACAAACAGGTTGGAGATTTGGGAAAATTAGGCTAAAAATAGAATTGCAATTTATTCCTGATGAATCATCTACAGAAGAAACTGTTGAAAATTTTGACAGTCCATTAGATGAAATTCGTAAGACTGCGGAATTATAA
- a CDS encoding KGK domain-containing protein yields MIDNIEILHSEDVVELRDSSNQPINDLLNVIEIAYLFKVEDFIESLVEPLNIDEEAKIALREGIACRVMTTRQKGWIKGKVKLGLHFIPEIDDLPTAESKNPLDEIRNTSI; encoded by the coding sequence ATGATAGACAATATTGAAATTTTACACTCAGAAGATGTTGTAGAACTTAGAGATTCTAGCAACCAACCTATTAATGATTTGCTCAATGTCATAGAAATTGCATATTTATTTAAAGTAGAAGATTTTATCGAGTCTTTGGTTGAGCCATTAAATATTGATGAAGAAGCTAAAATTGCTTTGAGGGAAGGAATTGCTTGTCGTGTAATGACAACCCGCCAAAAAGGTTGGATTAAAGGCAAAGTAAAGCTGGGATTACATTTCATTCCTGAAATTGATGATTTGCCAACCGCAGAATCTAAAAACCCATTAGATGAGATTCGTAATACCTCTATTTAG
- a CDS encoding GNAT family N-acetyltransferase, which yields MVLRIEVFDSRRHCRTNFYCGQESLDNYIRKQASQDIKRKVSTVFALIDDVDPKLNILGYYTLSSYTVEIENLDQSFAKSLPRYPQLPATLLGRLAIDSQHKGKGFGAAILFDTLKKAIAASKQVASLAVVAEALDKNAARFYLKYGFKQFTQNPMKLYISIKSIDSI from the coding sequence ATGGTTCTCAGAATAGAAGTTTTTGATAGTCGTAGGCATTGTCGGACAAATTTTTATTGTGGACAAGAGAGCCTAGATAACTATATTCGTAAGCAAGCATCTCAGGACATTAAGCGAAAGGTATCGACTGTATTTGCGTTGATTGATGATGTTGATCCTAAATTAAATATTTTGGGTTACTACACACTTTCTTCTTATACTGTCGAGATTGAAAATTTAGATCAATCTTTTGCAAAAAGTTTGCCAAGATATCCACAATTACCTGCAACTTTATTAGGTCGTCTTGCTATTGATAGCCAGCACAAAGGTAAAGGGTTTGGAGCAGCTATTTTGTTTGATACTCTTAAAAAAGCGATCGCAGCTTCTAAACAAGTGGCATCTTTAGCTGTTGTTGCTGAAGCTTTGGATAAAAATGCAGCAAGGTTTTATCTAAAATATGGCTTTAAACAATTTACACAAAATCCTATGAAACTATATATTTCAATAAAATCAATAGACAGTATCTAG
- a CDS encoding type II toxin-antitoxin system TacA family antitoxin: MINLNSPKAISRLEARISPETKLLLQKAADLEGRTLTDFVVASVQAEAYRVIEKHQKLKLNLEDSQAFVDALLNPTVPNDALKKAALIHEQLISS; the protein is encoded by the coding sequence ATGATTAATTTAAACTCCCCGAAAGCGATCTCCAGACTTGAAGCTCGGATCAGTCCAGAAACTAAATTGTTACTGCAAAAAGCTGCTGATCTGGAAGGACGCACTCTAACTGATTTTGTTGTTGCAAGTGTTCAAGCAGAGGCTTATCGAGTCATTGAGAAACATCAAAAGCTCAAACTGAATCTTGAAGATAGTCAAGCTTTTGTTGATGCTTTACTCAATCCGACAGTACCAAATGATGCTCTCAAAAAGGCAGCTTTAATCCATGAGCAATTAATTTCAAGTTAA
- a CDS encoding Uma2 family endonuclease, with product MAIASEQHQNLEPTRSLSTNHLSIEEFLTLPETKPASEYIDGQIYQKPMPQFQHSTFQIEIATAINLIGKPQKFAFAFPELRCNFGDISIVPDIAVMRWANIPFLENKRVANVAPDWIIEILSPDQSPLRVMNKISSAITNGSEISWLISPAQDFIMVYQGDRFPEKMSGKDILPVLDILNWQVTVDDVFNLLCLG from the coding sequence ATGGCGATCGCATCAGAGCAACATCAAAATTTAGAACCAACTAGATCGTTAAGCACAAATCACTTATCAATCGAAGAGTTTTTGACTTTGCCAGAAACTAAGCCTGCAAGTGAATATATTGACGGTCAAATTTATCAGAAACCTATGCCACAGTTTCAGCACAGCACCTTTCAGATAGAAATTGCGACTGCGATTAATTTGATTGGTAAACCTCAAAAATTTGCTTTTGCTTTTCCTGAGTTGCGCTGTAATTTTGGCGATATATCGATTGTGCCTGATATTGCGGTGATGCGTTGGGCGAATATCCCTTTTTTAGAAAACAAACGAGTTGCTAACGTAGCTCCTGATTGGATTATTGAGATTCTTTCACCAGATCAGTCGCCTTTGCGGGTAATGAACAAAATCAGTTCTGCTATTACCAATGGTTCTGAGATTAGTTGGCTGATTTCTCCAGCCCAAGATTTTATTATGGTTTATCAAGGCGATCGCTTTCCCGAAAAGATGAGTGGAAAGGATATTTTGCCAGTTTTGGATATTTTAAATTGGCAGGTAACAGTGGATGACGTATTTAATTTGTTGTGTTTGGGATAG